The window ACTTGGGCAAGGCCAAGCCGACTGACTGCCCCCTCTTCATGAAGGCCTGCACCCCCGACAGACCGATAGGGCCGTGCATGGTGTCTGTAGAGGGCACGTGCGCCATATGGGCGAGGTTCGGCGGCGGGGGCCTCGCTGAGGAGATAGCCAGGGAGGTCGGGGCGTTGTAGCCATGTGCTGGGCGGTCCCCTCGGTGGTGACCAAGATAGAGGGAGGGGTGGCTTGGGTCGATCCAGGCGACGGCGTGGAGAGGCCGGCCATTGTGGGAATAGACGAGGGGGCGTTGCAGCCCGGCGACCTCGTGATGGTCCACGCCGGGGTCATAATAGCCAAGGTGGACCTATCCACTTTGAGGGAGAGCATGGAGATGTGGAAGCAGATGGCGAGAGAGCTGGCGGCCTCCACGGGTGAGGACCCCGAGGCCGCCGCCAAGATGATCGAGGAGGAGATGTGGAGGGTTCTCAAGATAGCGGAGGAGGCCAAAAGCGGGAGGAGGGAGTCGGTGCGGCAACTGGCTTGACGGCCGCCGTCCGGCCGCGGGGTCATCCTTTTAACCCTCCCGGTTCAGTTAGACGTGGAGGAGGTCCTCGACGCCTTCGAGGAGGCTAGGAGGATTAGGAGGGAGCGTGCGGATTGGGCCTTCATAGATTCTCTCCCGCCGAAGTTGAGAGCCGCCCTTAAGTACTACGTGGAGACGGGGGATATCTACGTGGCGTCGCGCATCGCCGGCCTCTCCGTCGATGAGTTTAACGAGCTGAGGATAAAAGCCCGTGTCCCCAGCGTCACGTGAGGCCGTAGCCGACACGTCGTTCTTGGTTGACTGGGCCAGATACTCCAACAGGGACTTGTTGTTCGAGCTATTCGACGTGGTGCACGTCCCCGAGTCTGTCCTTAGGGAGATTAAACTGCCTCCGGCGGTGGATTGGGTCGCCGAGAGCCTCGCCTCGGACAAGATGGCGCTGTTCACCGAGACGCCCGATCTAGAAGAGGAGGCCCGGAGGATCATGGCCATGAGCAGGTCGAGGCCGTTGAAGAGGGTGGATTTCCCGGAGGCCGTCTGCCTCGCCGCGGGGCTGAGGTTCGGGTATGTTGTGTTGACCGAGAATGGCGGCGCGTACTTCGCGCCGAGGGTCCTCGGCATAGCGGTGGAGGTCTGGAGGGCGTTTGAGGCCATCGTCGAGGCCTGGCGGGCGGGGCATATCTCCGACGTGGTGGAGGAGCTGAGGAGGTACGAGAGGGAGACGTTGCATTTATTTAGGCGGAGGGACTGGGAATATATATGTCGATTGACGAGGTGCTAGAGTGGGAGGAGGAGGCTAGGAGGATTAGGAGGGAGCGTGCGGATTGGGCCTTCATAGATTCTCTCCCGCCGAAGTTGAGAGCCGCCCTTAAGTACTACGTGGAGACGGGGGATTTGAGGTTGGCCCAGGCGCTGGCCGGCATGGACTACGAAGATTTCAGAGAGCTGATCAGAAGGGCTAAGATCCCCGTCGTCTTGTAGTAAGTTGCCAGATCAAGGCGAGCTGTCTTAAGTGATGGGCTTTACGAGAAGGTGGAGGTCGAGGTGTCGGCGTACGAGGACGCCTTGAGGGCCTTTAGGGCCGGCGCCGACGCCATACTGCTCGACAACATGAGGCCTGCCGAGATAATGCAAGTCGTGAACAAGTTGAAAGGCAAAGTTCTGCTAGTGGCTGGCGGGGAGATCAACCCGAGCAACGTGGTCGAGTACGCGAGGACGGGCGTCGACGTGATATCGAGCGGCTATATAACCCATAGCTCGCGGGCACTCGATCTGTCCATGGACGCCGAGAGGATATAACCCTTCCGCGTAATGCTTTTAAGCAATTCTCAGGAAAAGCAACGGAGATCTGGCTGGATAAGGCGAGCCGGTATAGGGATTACGCGTTGCGTAATTTGGAGATAGGGGCTTACGACCTCGTGTGTTTCTTGGCGCAACAATAGGCCGAGTTCTCGCTCAAGGCGTTCTTGGTTAAGGAGACCGGCGCCAGGCCGTTGACGCACAGCCTATACGAGATGGCGAAGAGGCTCGCCCAGATCAGAGGCATTGGGCTAGACGAGGGCGTTGCCAAATGCGCTAAGTTCCTCGAGCAACACTATCTGCAGGCCAGGTATCCCGACGCGAGGATAGGCGAATACGAGCGTTGGGAGGCGGAGGAATGTATTAAGTGTATGGAGTCGTTGTGGCGATGGATAGGTGGATAGAGCTAAACAAGGCAAGGGAACGCGAGCTTTCGGAGATCTTGAGAGAGTTCGTATCTCGCCGTTGCGGCGAGGCCGACGTCGTGCTCTTCGGATCGAGGGCGCGCGGCGATTTCCACGCCTTGAGCGATTGGGATATCGCCTTGATCTCGCTGGAAGGCGCCTACGTTGTGATCCAGGAGGAGTTCGGGCAATCGGTCCGAGTGCCCGTACAACAAATAGACGAGTTGCTTGAGGAAAGCGCGTTGATACTCGACGTAGCTCACGACGGAGTCCTGCTATGCGGCAGAGGCGACTACTGGCAACTCCTCGTCAAGAAGGCCAGAGAATACATCGCCAAGAGGAGGCTGGTTAGAACAAGCGCTGGGTGGTTCCCGCTCGCGGCCCAACGCCAGTTGCCAGACCGCGGGCGTCTCCTCTAGATATCTGCCCTCCTCCGGCTATCGGGGCGTCCCGAGGGCCTACTCGGCGATCGGCACTCGCGCAATCGGCAACGCCTACTGGCCTTTTCCCAAATCCGCCGGACAGCCCGGTCGGCCTTGAGGCCGCCTTACTGGCTAGGGCGGGCCAGGCCTCGGGCTCTCCGCTTCTGCCTCTCCTCAAGCCCTCGACGACCGGGAGGCGTTCGAGACCTCCTTCCGAGACGTCTCGCCCCCGATAGAGATCGTCCCAAAATAGGCGGCTATTAGAACTTTTCATCATATTGAAAAAGTGATATAAAAATCCAATGTATGTATTACCCATGCACATACCCGACGGGTATTTGGACCCGATCTCGGCCGGAGTGACGTGGGCGGCTATGCTGGGCTACGGCTATTACGCGTACAAACACAGCGATCTCTCCAAAAACATGGAGATGATCTTGGCGCTGGCCGCGGCCATATTCGTCGCCCAGATGCTGAACTGGCCCATCCCCGGGGGCACTTCGCTCCATCTAGTGGGCGGGGCGCTGTCGGCGATTTTGGTCGGGCCCTTCGACGCCTTCTTCGTTTTGTTGCTAGTGTTGGTGGTGCAAGCCTTGGTTTTCCACGACGGCGGCATAACGACGTTGGGGGCCAACGTCATCAACATGGGCGTCGTGGCGCCCTTAGTGGGCTACGTCGTCTATAAAGCGCTTAGGCGCTACGGCAAATTCTGGGCGGCTCTAGTGGCCGGCTGGGCGAGCATAACGGTGGCCGGCTTCGCCGCAGGTCTAGAAATCGGCCTCAGCCCCGCCTTCCCATACGGCGTAGCTATAAGCGTCCCCGTCATGACTATGTGGCACGCGTTGCTGGGGATCGTGGAGGGCCTCATAACGGCCCTCGTGGTCGTTTACCTATCCAAGAGGGCGCCTCAATACGTGAGGCTATGAGGAGGCTCGTACTGCTCTTGATAGTCCTCGCGCTGATATCGCCTATATTCGGCGTATGGCTCGCCAACTTGATAGGCTACCACGAGCCCCTAGACGTAGCCGCTGACATGATAAACGAGGCGGCAGGCCGCCCAGTCCTCCAGGATATAAGATATCAGATCAACTGGACGCCCTTTATAGACTACACAGTGCCGGGCCTGCCCGACTGGGCCGGATATATAGTCTCGGCGTTTATAGGGCTGGCCATATACTACGTCCTATACCAAGTGTTGGTGGCGAGGAGGAGACGTGTTAAAGGAGTTCGTTGAGGAGCTGACCAAGGCGGTCTTGGCCTTCGAGAGAGTTAGGAACCCCCACCCCTCTCTGCCTTACCTTTTCACAGCGGCCACCGTCGCCGCGGCCTTCTCCCCCGACCGCTATATGTCCTTGGCGTTCGCCGCGGCGGGGGTCATCGCGGCGTGGAGAGGGCGCGGCTTGAGGGAATGGGGCGTCGCGACGGCTATGTCGGCGGCCTTCGCGTCCTTGGTATCCCTCCCCACCTTGTTAGGCCTCATATCCAGCAAGGTGGATCCCGCTCTCTTCATATCTAGGGCGACGGGATCGGCCGCCGTATTGGTGGGCGGGCTCCTGTACTGTGGCTGGAACGGCTTCTTCGACGCGTTCAAGAAGCTACTGCCCCGCGATTTGGTCAAGCTGTTCGGGCTCCTGCCGCCGTATATATACACGTTGGGAAGAACGGCGATAGCCGTGGTGGCCGCAAGGGAGGCGCGCACGCCCGATTTCGATAAAAAGGCGTACGCCGCGGCCATAGGCGATATAATAATATACAGTATCGAGAGGGGGAGAGCCTTGAGGATGGCGTATGAGGCGAGAAGTCCTTAAGGCTTTGGGGGTAGAGTTCGGCTACTACAAGGAGCCCGTCATAAAGGGAGTGGATCTCTCGGTGGGAGAAGGCGAGGCGGCGGCCGTATACGGCCCCACGGGCTCGGGCAAGACCACCCTGTTGCTCCTCCTAGCCGGTTTGCTGAAGCCTTGGAGGGGCGAGATCTACATCATGGGGGAGAAGCTGGACGAGAACAACGCGCGGAAGCTCCGGGGGCTAATAGGCGTATCGTTCCAAAACCCCGACGATATGTTCTTCAACGACACGGTTCTGGACGAAATCGCGTACACGCCCTCGAGGCTCTACGGAGCCGGGGAGGGCCTCAAGGCGGCGAGTGAGGTAGCCGAGATTTTAGGCATAACGCACCTCCTGGACAAGCCCCCCTACAAGCTCAGCGGAGGCCAGAAAAGGCTTGTGTCCCTCGCCGCCGCTATAGCCCATAGGCCCAAGTTGCTCATACTGGACGAGCCCACGGTTTATCTAGATGAGGAAACGACGGAAAAGGTCGTAAGGCTTATAACTAAACTGAAGGAGGAGGGCGTAGCCATCGTCTTGGCGACACACGACTTGGAGCTCATATGCCGCGTAGCCGACAAGACGTACGTCCTCGAGGGCGGGAGGTTGGCTGAAGGCAACCCTCTGGTCAAGAGAGGTTTATGTATCTGCAGAGCTTAAATCCGCCCGGGCTTCTCCTCAGAGCTGCCGGCCTCTCGGGCTAGTGGTTCCCTCAGTTTTTCAATTCCTCTTATTAATCTCGCCACGTCTTCTCTAGCCGCCTCGTCGTCGCGGTATCTGCTAAACACGCCCTCCTTATCAGGTCCATTATATTGATATTCATGTAGGTTGAGCGCTATATCTGTATACATCAGTAGCTCGTCCCCGTATTTCCTCGCCAATATTTGGGCCACGGCCCTGACCCTAGTAGACGGCATAAAGGCAATTATCCAGTCAATCTCGCTGAGTCTCTTGCCGTTCCGGAGCTTCTTGGCGCCTCTAAACGCCTCTTTCAATATGTCCCTCTCCTTAAGGGCTAAAGCCGCCAATAGCGCTTTCCATGCCCGATAGGCTTTCCCGGCGGCGTTTCTACACAGACCCTCCTCTAAAAACCTCCTAGCCAGCTCCGCCTCGTACAAGGCTTCAGCCAGCCTCGCCTTCAAATAGCCCTCCTCGTCTCTCCACGGCTTCACCAGCTCCACCGCCTAAATGAGGCGCTTAGATATAATAAATCTTTAGCGACAGCCCTGCCTGCGGCCGACACAGAGGAACGGTTGGTAGAGGCGTGCGGCTAGCGAAAGAGGCGGGGCTAGCGGTGGACGGACGAGGACATCTGGCCGCCGACCCTTCGGGGATTAACCGGACGCGGCGGGGGATATCGCGCAGGAGGGGGATTTCTTCACCGGCAGATCGACGCTGGCATATTTCGCGACTCTCGCCGTAGCTGAGGGCAGAGTAGCCGCTATGCGTATAGCTGGTCTTAGCCCCTCTAGGGGGAATGTCTTGTATATGCGGAATATAATATATTAAGGCGTCTTGAAAAAGAGAAGGAGAATTCCGTTCAGCCGCTGGAGGAGCAGTTGAAATAAGCCAGGAGGGAGTTCACCAGATCGCCGATTCTCTTCATGTGGGAGACGACATATTGCCATCTTCCGCCTACTATTAGATAGGTCATGTACCGCCCTCCCCCTAGAGGAGTTATGGAGATGTAGATGCCCTCCCCGCCTTGAGGCTCGCCGCTTATGAGGACTATCCCCGTCTTGACGAACTCCTCCCCGGCAATTGTCACCTTCTCGCTTCTGCAGTCTTTGCCGGGAAAGCCGAAGGAGGCGTGGAGCTCGGCCCTCGGAGGCTCCGGCATCGAGAGCTCCATCAACGCCCTAGAGACGTCAGCGACGCCTCTGTTCAATATGTTGAGGCTGTCGCCGTAGACGCCCAGAGCCCCCCTCTGGACATCGGCGAGCAGGTAGACTATGCCCTCCTCGTAGACTCGCCTGGCGGCGTAGCCGCCGGGAAGGGGATCTAGGTGCAACACCCCCTCCCTATACGTCGCGTGCCCCACCTCGTAGCCTAGGCCCACCAGCTTCCCCAAAACTGCGGGGAGGTCGAAGCTAGTCCCGTATATGAACCAATAGGTGTAGGAAAGGCCGTATATCATTTGAAATGTCCCTTGATCTTTTTATAGAGCTCCTCTAGATCCCCGCCCTTGAGCTCCTTGGCGCTCCCCAGATCGGTCACCCAGTTGTAGAGGACGGCGCCCAGCGTCTTCTTGAGCTCGCCCCTCACGGGCCCCGCGACGGGCTCCACCAATACGGCTCTCAACTCCTCTATGGGCCTCAACACCGGCTCTATAGATCTCTTAAGCTCGCGGTACGCCCTTATCAGCTCGGCTAGATCACGCGCGGAGGACACGTCTAAAACACTCCTCCACGCCTTTTTTAACATCACCGTCGATTTTCAGCTCGTATCCGAACTCTGCGAGCTTGGCCCTCAGCTCCGACAACACTATGTGCGAGGCGTTGAGCACCTCCTCGGACGGCGGCGAGAGCGGCTCCACTCTCTTGGGCCCCACGGCGATTAGATAGGCCTTGGGATTCCTCCCCATGGCTCTGAGGTATCCCACTAGCAGGGACGGCGGAGTCCTATGCGCGTCGACCAGCCTCGTCTCGGCCACCGTAAGAGATCCCTCTATTCTCTCGACGGCGACGGCCCCCGGAGGCAGACGCGCGTCTACGTCGACGAAGATCAAGACGTCGTAGTCGGCCAGATTGCCCAGAACCCCTATGCCGTGGGCGTTCCCGTCGAGGACGAAGGGGTTTGTGGAGGATAAAAATTGGGCGAGACAAGATCCGAAGCCGTCGTCGCCGTATATGGGGTTGCCCAGCCCTACAACGAGCAAGCGTTCCATATAACCTTCTCTATGACGTTGTAGACGCGGCCGCCCTCGCCCTTGGCCTCGAAGTGGACGGCGCAGGCAAGGCAGGGGTCGAAGCTGCGGATTGCCCGGACGAAGTCCAGCCCGGTCCACTGGTCGGGCGGCACCTCCTCGGTGACCTTGCTGTTTATCACGGACATCTCGAACGGGCCTCTGCACTGATTCTTCCACGGATCGGTGCACCGGGAGTTCTGCGGGCTGACGTTAGGCGTGGTGGGGGCCTCGTACTGGTAGTTGGCGATCTTCCCGTTCTGCTGGACTAGCCAGTGCATGCAGTTACCCCTCGGCACTTGCCACCAGCCGAAGCTGTAGCTGAAGCTCGGCCACTTGCCGAAGGACCACGGCCTGGACGTCTGGGTCTTGCCGGCGCTGACGAGTTTCAAGCCGTAGAGCAGGTTGGCCCAGGCGAGGGACACGACGAGGGCTAGGTGGACAGCTCTCGCCAACAGCCTCTCCATGGTGGTGGAGTACTTAGGCAGATTCCACGTAATCGTCAACTCGCCGTACGTCCCCTCTGGTAGGTCGGGGTTCACGGTGCCGCCGGGGAGGTACACCTTTAGCTGGCTCCCGTTGGACTCCCAGGCCTTGTGGTTGTCGACTTGGACCGTGGCGGCGTGGAGCGTGTCGAGCCACAGCTGGGCTATGGGCCCTGTCTCTATCGGCGCGATCCTGCCGTCCTTGAGCAACAGTCTGGGCTCGGCGGCCCACGTGTACTTCTCGGCGAAGTTTATGGCGCCGGGCCTCGGGATCGTGGTCCTGTTCCACATATGGTATTTGAATAAGGGATCGTTGCCGTAGGCCAGCGGCCTCCCCAACGGGTCCTCCTTGAGCCAGCCGTAGGGCGGGGCCACGTTGGCCTTCACCCAGTCCTCGTAGAAGGAGGAGTCGGCGAACTCCAGATAGCCCAGCTGTATCTCTGTGGGGTTGGGGCTGTAAATCTCGTGGCCTATGGCGAAGCCCGGCTTCTCCCACCTGGCGTTATACGCCTTGTCAAGCAAGGAGTACAGCTTGACCCAGTCGCCGCCCGCCTCGTCGTATATACCACTATATACCTCCGGGTCGTCGGACCAGCCGCTGGCCAGCAACACAGGCGGGTCGTGCGTCTTGCCTTGCGTCAAGGCGTAGCTCTGCCCGTCGGGCGTCGAGACGTGGTCTCTGAAGAACTCGTAGAGGTCCTGCCATATGGCCCAGACAAATTTGACCCAGGCCGTGAGGAGCGACAAGCGGGTGTAGTACTCCTGGAGGAGGGAGCCGAGCAGAGTTATGTCTGTCGATATGCCTCCCGGTATCAGAGTGGAGGGGTGCGAGTGTCTGCCGTATATCAAGACGCCGGCCTCCCTAGCTATGCGCTGGTGCTTCACGGTCAATTGCCATATCCTTCCCTGTATGGGGTTCAGATCCCTCATTATGTCCGCTATGGTGCGGTAGCCGTGTATGCTGGAGTAGTTGGCTGGCGTGGACTTCGCGGTCTCCCACACAGAGGGCGTCAGCTTGCTCACTATGGCCTCGCTGTAGTCGGGGCCCTCCAGCATGTTGAGGATTATGGAGTGGTCGTAGGTGTAGTCCGTCATGGCGTACGCCATGTTCCTGAGGACGTTGCCCATGGGGAGGGGCGTCATGCCGGCCGCCGCGTCGCAAGCCCTCGTCGAGGCGTTGGCGTGGGCGGCCCCGCAGACGCCGCAGGTGCGGGAGGTTATATGTATGGCGTCCTCCGGCGGCCTCCCCCTCAGAAAGACCTCAAAGCCGCGGAACATCATGACCGTCGTGTGGGCCTTTGAGACGGCCCTGGAGGCGCTGTCTATTTCTGCGTAAAGCGCGAGGTGCCCCTCTATACGGGTTATGGGATCTATCCAGAGCTTTATCGTCGACATATGATCACCTCTCTCGGCGGTTAAAAAACCCCGTTTTCAGACCCGTGAAAAAATCGCTGGGGTTTAAGACGTTTGTATATTCCAGAGCGGGTGCTCCTCTTTGGCTATGCCGGACGGCATCTTCCCCTCGTGGAACATTCTGTTGTACGGGAATATGTGCGGCATGAAGTGGGTGTAGGTCAGATGCACCAGCAACAGGAACGAGACGGCCAACACGGCCTCTTTCGTGTGGAACAGGTAGGCCAAGCCGTCGAAGGCCGACGGCCCGTATATGGCCATCAAGGCGCCGGGTATGCCCAATATGACGATACCCCAGTAGACGCCCCAGTACTCGAACAGCTGCTCGGCGTCGTATTTGTGGACCCACGGAGGCACCTTCCAGCTGGGCTTGACGAGCCATATGGACCTGTGGATCAAGTGCTTGACGAAGCCCCACGTCCAGAGCCTCAGAAGCGGCCACCTCTCCATGACGGGCCTCCTCTTGACTATGTCAATTAGGACCCGGGTCCCGTAGTAGGCGAAGTGGGCTATGACCAAGACGCCCATGGCTATGCCGCTCCACACGTGGATTATGATCATCCACTGGACCGGCCCCGTCTGGGCCGGCCAGAGGAAGTAGGGCGGGGAGCCCGCTGCGTTGTAGACGCCGGGTATGTACCACTGTTGCCACTGGGGGTTGTTGACGAACATAGTCACGAAGCCTGTGAAGGCCGTCAACACGAGCGTGACGAACATGGCTATATGTTGCACTCTCTGCATCACGGACCACCTCTGCACCTTGGGCGTGTTCATGAGTTGCCTATAGCGGTCGTAGTTGGCGGCGTAGGCGGCGAAGTGGCCGAGGACCCAATAGGAGCCGTAGATCACTATGGCCGTTATGAGTATGTCGAAGGCGAGGCTCCAGAACAAGAACTCGAACTGGAGGTCGGAGATCCTAATGCCGTATGTGGCCACGTAGGACCAGAACTGGGGCCAGGTCTCCAGAAGCGAGGGGAGGACCAGGAAATATTCAATGACCCAGGTGAGGCCTACGGTTATCGCCGTCCCTATAAGGCTCCCTATCACTCTGCCGGTCCACCTCATTTCTTCTCCTCAGCCTTCTCGCCGGCCTTCTTCTCGGCCCTAGCCCTAGCGGCGGCCCAGACGCCACCTATGACGCCCGCGCCGGCTATCGCGGCGGCGGAGGCTATGGCGACCTTGGTCAAGGTATCCACGCCGATCGGGGCGTAGGGCAACTTCGCGTAGAACGGCTCGAAGGCGTCGCTGAAGCCCGGCTGGGTGCACCCGATACACACGCCGCCGGTCCTCGTGGGGCCGCCGACTCCTCCCACCCACCCTACCTTGTTCCACGGGCAGTGCGACACCGGGCCCTTACAGCCCACAGCGTAGAGGCACTTCCCGTCGCCCGCGCCGGGGTACGGCCTGAAATCGCCCGCGGCGTACCAAGCGGCTCTCGGGCACTGCTCGTGCGTGGTTAGCTGGAATATGAAGTTGGGCCTAGCGTATTCGTCCAAGAAAGTCTCGCGGCGGAGCACGCTCACGTCCAGATACCCGGCGGCCACTAACACGAGGAGGGCCAGCGTCCTCATTATGCCGTTGCCGTTGGCCGGACAGCCGGGGACCGCCACCGCGGGCTTCACGGTCTTGAGGTCGGGCACGCCGCCCTCGTCGATATACTTCCTAAACGGCTCCACCTCGGGCTGGAAGTAGTCCTGGTGTATCACGCCCTTGATGCCGCGTATCGGGTCGTCGAAGAAGCCTATGGCACCTGTCGGCGATTGGGACCAAGTGGCGTACTGGAAGCCGGGCGGAGGCTCCAGCACCTTGTTGGCCGGTATGCCTCCGTACGTCGCGCAGTTCCCCACGGCGACTACCGCAAGGGCGTTGGGCAGGAGCTTCTTCAGCCACTCTGTACACGTGTGCTG of the Thermoproteus uzoniensis 768-20 genome contains:
- a CDS encoding HypC/HybG/HupF family hydrogenase formation chaperone, which codes for MCWAVPSVVTKIEGGVAWVDPGDGVERPAIVGIDEGALQPGDLVMVHAGVIIAKVDLSTLRESMEMWKQMARELAASTGEDPEAAAKMIEEEMWRVLKIAEEAKSGRRESVRQLA
- a CDS encoding nucleotidyltransferase domain-containing protein — its product is MDRWIELNKARERELSEILREFVSRRCGEADVVLFGSRARGDFHALSDWDIALISLEGAYVVIQEEFGQSVRVPVQQIDELLEESALILDVAHDGVLLCGRGDYWQLLVKKAREYIAKRRLVRTSAGWFPLAAQRQLPDRGRLL
- a CDS encoding energy-coupling factor ABC transporter permease produces the protein MHIPDGYLDPISAGVTWAAMLGYGYYAYKHSDLSKNMEMILALAAAIFVAQMLNWPIPGGTSLHLVGGALSAILVGPFDAFFVLLLVLVVQALVFHDGGITTLGANVINMGVVAPLVGYVVYKALRRYGKFWAALVAGWASITVAGFAAGLEIGLSPAFPYGVAISVPVMTMWHALLGIVEGLITALVVVYLSKRAPQYVRL
- a CDS encoding PDGLE domain-containing protein, with translation MRRLVLLLIVLALISPIFGVWLANLIGYHEPLDVAADMINEAAGRPVLQDIRYQINWTPFIDYTVPGLPDWAGYIVSAFIGLAIYYVLYQVLVARRRRVKGVR
- a CDS encoding energy-coupling factor ABC transporter ATP-binding protein, producing the protein MRREVLKALGVEFGYYKEPVIKGVDLSVGEGEAAAVYGPTGSGKTTLLLLLAGLLKPWRGEIYIMGEKLDENNARKLRGLIGVSFQNPDDMFFNDTVLDEIAYTPSRLYGAGEGLKAASEVAEILGITHLLDKPPYKLSGGQKRLVSLAAAIAHRPKLLILDEPTVYLDEETTEKVVRLITKLKEEGVAIVLATHDLELICRVADKTYVLEGGRLAEGNPLVKRGLCICRA
- a CDS encoding PaREP1 family protein codes for the protein MELVKPWRDEEGYLKARLAEALYEAELARRFLEEGLCRNAAGKAYRAWKALLAALALKERDILKEAFRGAKKLRNGKRLSEIDWIIAFMPSTRVRAVAQILARKYGDELLMYTDIALNLHEYQYNGPDKEGVFSRYRDDEAAREDVARLIRGIEKLREPLAREAGSSEEKPGRI
- a CDS encoding hydrogenase maturation protease produces the protein MERLLVVGLGNPIYGDDGFGSCLAQFLSSTNPFVLDGNAHGIGVLGNLADYDVLIFVDVDARLPPGAVAVERIEGSLTVAETRLVDAHRTPPSLLVGYLRAMGRNPKAYLIAVGPKRVEPLSPPSEEVLNASHIVLSELRAKLAEFGYELKIDGDVKKGVEECFRRVLRA
- a CDS encoding nickel-dependent hydrogenase large subunit — encoded protein: MSTIKLWIDPITRIEGHLALYAEIDSASRAVSKAHTTVMMFRGFEVFLRGRPPEDAIHITSRTCGVCGAAHANASTRACDAAAGMTPLPMGNVLRNMAYAMTDYTYDHSIILNMLEGPDYSEAIVSKLTPSVWETAKSTPANYSSIHGYRTIADIMRDLNPIQGRIWQLTVKHQRIAREAGVLIYGRHSHPSTLIPGGISTDITLLGSLLQEYYTRLSLLTAWVKFVWAIWQDLYEFFRDHVSTPDGQSYALTQGKTHDPPVLLASGWSDDPEVYSGIYDEAGGDWVKLYSLLDKAYNARWEKPGFAIGHEIYSPNPTEIQLGYLEFADSSFYEDWVKANVAPPYGWLKEDPLGRPLAYGNDPLFKYHMWNRTTIPRPGAINFAEKYTWAAEPRLLLKDGRIAPIETGPIAQLWLDTLHAATVQVDNHKAWESNGSQLKVYLPGGTVNPDLPEGTYGELTITWNLPKYSTTMERLLARAVHLALVVSLAWANLLYGLKLVSAGKTQTSRPWSFGKWPSFSYSFGWWQVPRGNCMHWLVQQNGKIANYQYEAPTTPNVSPQNSRCTDPWKNQCRGPFEMSVINSKVTEEVPPDQWTGLDFVRAIRSFDPCLACAVHFEAKGEGGRVYNVIEKVIWNACSL
- a CDS encoding hydrogenase cytochrome b subunit, giving the protein MRWTGRVIGSLIGTAITVGLTWVIEYFLVLPSLLETWPQFWSYVATYGIRISDLQFEFLFWSLAFDILITAIVIYGSYWVLGHFAAYAANYDRYRQLMNTPKVQRWSVMQRVQHIAMFVTLVLTAFTGFVTMFVNNPQWQQWYIPGVYNAAGSPPYFLWPAQTGPVQWMIIIHVWSGIAMGVLVIAHFAYYGTRVLIDIVKRRPVMERWPLLRLWTWGFVKHLIHRSIWLVKPSWKVPPWVHKYDAEQLFEYWGVYWGIVILGIPGALMAIYGPSAFDGLAYLFHTKEAVLAVSFLLLVHLTYTHFMPHIFPYNRMFHEGKMPSGIAKEEHPLWNIQTS
- a CDS encoding twin-arginine translocation signal domain-containing protein, producing MRIRRRDFLKASALASALAALNWSALTKAAGEAIKNGDIGVVWLEAQDCAGNTTSVIQATDPSLVDVLLGTTPLVGPGTVRLLFHETVMPQWGAYHVTSAADVNNDKFLASIVSQQPPPGNADAILTDLANGKYGPYVLVLEGSFPQEFGISGSNITTEGGYYCKIGQHTCTEWLKKLLPNALAVVAVGNCATYGGIPANKVLEPPPGFQYATWSQSPTGAIGFFDDPIRGIKGVIHQDYFQPEVEPFRKYIDEGGVPDLKTVKPAVAVPGCPANGNGIMRTLALLVLVAAGYLDVSVLRRETFLDEYARPNFIFQLTTHEQCPRAAWYAAGDFRPYPGAGDGKCLYAVGCKGPVSHCPWNKVGWVGGVGGPTRTGGVCIGCTQPGFSDAFEPFYAKLPYAPIGVDTLTKVAIASAAAIAGAGVIGGVWAAARARAEKKAGEKAEEKK